The Lewinellaceae bacterium genome has a segment encoding these proteins:
- a CDS encoding arginine decarboxylase, translating into MKNTYFDLINQTYYFPQEGLDLNNGYLYFHGVSLQHLIDTYGTPFRITYLPKIGDQIKKATNWFNKAMKVNGYKGDYYYCYCTKCCHFEHVISKALEYGVNLETSSSFDIDLILKLYEKGKIDTSIVLVHNGYKTDEYLEKIIKLNELGFKNSIAVMDSMEELDRLYKRLKEPIKIGIRLATDLQPQSPYYTSRLGIRSSEIINFYKSKIARKSKVELKMLHFFVDSGIRDTLYYWGEFNKALKVFVELKKIAPSLDSLNIGGGFPIKNNLGFEYDYKYMVGEIVQNIKEECMNAGVEEPDIYTEFGKYSVGESGAVIFQVLEQKIQNDTENWYIINNSLMNTIPDAWSILEKFVLLPVNKWNDEYEKVNIGGISCDHSDYYNSEELNQQIFLPKMDPKDKEPLYIGFFYTGAYQDAISGYGGIKHCLIPSPKHIVVDRDNTGNYTVALYRDEQQAEDMLRILGY; encoded by the coding sequence ATGAAAAATACATATTTCGACTTAATCAATCAGACCTACTATTTCCCGCAGGAAGGCCTTGATCTCAATAACGGATACCTTTATTTTCATGGAGTTTCCCTCCAACATTTGATCGACACTTATGGTACGCCGTTCAGGATTACCTATTTGCCAAAAATTGGAGATCAAATAAAAAAAGCCACCAACTGGTTCAATAAAGCCATGAAGGTCAATGGTTATAAAGGCGACTATTATTATTGTTACTGCACCAAGTGTTGTCACTTTGAGCACGTCATCAGTAAAGCACTCGAATACGGTGTGAATCTGGAAACTTCTTCAAGTTTTGATATTGATCTGATCCTTAAATTATACGAAAAAGGTAAAATTGACACCTCCATTGTTTTGGTACACAATGGCTACAAAACAGATGAATACCTGGAAAAAATCATTAAGCTGAATGAATTGGGATTCAAAAATTCCATAGCGGTGATGGACAGCATGGAGGAACTGGACAGGCTATACAAGCGCCTGAAAGAGCCTATTAAAATAGGGATCAGGCTGGCCACTGACCTTCAGCCCCAATCCCCCTATTATACTTCCAGGCTGGGCATCAGGTCGTCGGAGATCATCAACTTTTACAAAAGCAAAATTGCCCGAAAATCAAAAGTGGAACTGAAAATGCTCCATTTTTTCGTAGATTCAGGAATTCGGGACACCTTATACTACTGGGGTGAATTCAATAAGGCCCTAAAGGTTTTTGTTGAACTTAAAAAAATTGCCCCTTCCCTGGACTCACTCAACATCGGAGGAGGGTTTCCCATTAAGAATAATCTCGGCTTTGAGTATGATTATAAATACATGGTCGGGGAGATTGTTCAGAATATCAAGGAAGAATGTATGAATGCAGGCGTTGAAGAGCCCGATATCTACACAGAGTTTGGAAAGTATTCAGTTGGAGAAAGCGGAGCCGTTATCTTCCAGGTATTGGAACAAAAGATTCAAAACGATACCGAAAACTGGTATATCATCAACAATAGCCTGATGAATACCATTCCCGATGCCTGGAGTATCCTGGAAAAATTCGTACTCCTGCCCGTCAACAAATGGAACGATGAATACGAAAAAGTAAATATCGGCGGGATCAGTTGTGATCATTCCGATTATTATAATTCTGAAGAGCTCAATCAACAAATCTTTCTCCCTAAAATGGATCCTAAAGACAAGGAACCCCTTTATATTGGGTTTTTCTATACCGGGGCTTACCAGGATGCCATCAGTGGGTACGGAGGCATCAAACATTGTCTGATCCCGTCCCCGAAACATATTGTAGTCGACCGCGATAATACAGGTAACTATACCGTCGCTTTATACAGGGATGAACAGCAGGCTGAAGATATGTTACGTATTTTAGGTTATTAA
- a CDS encoding deoxyhypusine synthase family protein has protein sequence MMERPITNFMLEHYRHFNAATTVDAAKAYVDQLESGHNMMITLAGAMSTAELGKSLAEMIRQDKVQIITCTGANLEEDIFNLVAHTHYKRVPNYRDLSPQDEMDLLNHHFNRVTDTCIPEEEAMRRIEQKLVDVWTKAKNEGKRFFPHEFLYQIIRSGVLEGSLDIDPKDSWMVAACEKNLPIIVPGWEDSTTGNMFAARCMRGEFQSSIVKSGIEYMMFLADWYMKNAGNKGVGFFQIGGGIAGDFPICTVPMLRQDMELDETPFWSYFCQISDSTTSYGSYSGAVPNEKITWEKLDIETPKFVIESDATIVAPLIFAYILGW, from the coding sequence ATAATGGAAAGACCAATCACAAATTTCATGCTGGAACATTACCGGCATTTCAATGCTGCGACCACTGTTGACGCAGCAAAGGCCTATGTGGACCAACTTGAAAGTGGACATAATATGATGATCACCCTTGCCGGGGCAATGAGTACCGCCGAATTGGGAAAATCACTGGCAGAAATGATACGCCAGGACAAAGTTCAGATCATCACCTGCACCGGCGCAAACCTGGAGGAAGACATTTTCAACCTGGTGGCACACACGCATTACAAAAGGGTGCCCAATTACAGAGACCTTAGCCCACAGGATGAAATGGATCTTTTGAACCATCACTTCAACCGCGTGACCGATACCTGTATTCCTGAAGAAGAAGCCATGCGTCGAATTGAGCAAAAACTGGTGGACGTCTGGACCAAGGCAAAAAATGAAGGAAAACGGTTTTTTCCTCACGAATTCCTCTATCAAATAATTCGTTCCGGCGTGTTGGAAGGATCTCTCGATATTGATCCCAAAGACTCATGGATGGTAGCTGCCTGTGAAAAAAACCTGCCAATCATCGTACCGGGATGGGAAGATTCCACGACCGGCAATATGTTTGCCGCAAGATGTATGCGGGGAGAGTTCCAGTCTTCCATTGTGAAATCAGGAATTGAATATATGATGTTTTTGGCAGACTGGTATATGAAAAACGCAGGCAACAAAGGAGTCGGTTTTTTCCAGATCGGAGGTGGTATAGCTGGAGACTTCCCCATTTGCACCGTCCCAATGCTTCGGCAGGATATGGAACTTGATGAAACTCCTTTTTGGTCTTATTTTTGTCAAATCAGCGATTCAACCACTAGCTACGGATCCTATTCAGGTGCCGTGCCCAATGAAAAAATAACCTGGGAAAAACTGGATATTGAGACGCCTAAGTTTGTCATCGAAAGTGATGCTACAATCGTTGCACCCTTAATTTTTGCATATATACTCGGGTGGTAA
- a CDS encoding response regulator transcription factor, which yields MKLLLVEDEPDLLSLMERYLKREGYLCEHASNFKDGFIKINNYEYDCAIIDLNLPGGDGLKLVKMLREDNSETGILIVSARNTVEDRIRGLEIGADDYLTKPFNLSELNARIKAVLRRKTNQFNNELNFGKLILNTDERTAIADGNLLQLTKKEYDILVFLARNKNRVVTKDSIAEHLWGDYMDNAVSFDFIYAHVKNLRKKLAENNCGEFLKTVYGIGYKFHGN from the coding sequence ATGAAACTACTATTAGTAGAAGACGAACCGGATTTACTCAGCTTGATGGAGAGGTATTTAAAGAGAGAAGGATACCTTTGTGAGCACGCTTCCAATTTTAAGGATGGGTTTATCAAAATAAACAATTACGAGTATGATTGTGCCATCATAGACCTGAACCTTCCCGGAGGGGACGGGCTGAAACTCGTAAAAATGCTCAGAGAAGATAATTCTGAAACAGGCATCCTAATCGTCTCGGCAAGAAATACAGTGGAAGACAGGATCAGGGGGCTGGAGATCGGAGCTGACGATTACCTGACCAAACCTTTTAACCTTTCCGAATTAAATGCCCGTATTAAGGCAGTATTGCGTCGCAAAACCAACCAGTTTAATAATGAACTCAACTTCGGAAAATTAATCCTCAATACGGATGAGCGAACCGCTATCGCTGATGGCAATTTACTGCAACTGACCAAAAAAGAATACGATATCCTTGTTTTTCTGGCCAGAAATAAAAACCGCGTCGTTACCAAAGACAGTATTGCCGAACACCTTTGGGGTGATTATATGGACAATGCCGTTTCCTTTGATTTTATTTATGCCCATGTAAAAAACCTGAGGAAAAAACTTGCCGAGAACAACTGCGGCGAATTCCTTAAAACTGTTTATGGTATTGGTTATAAATTCCATGGAAATTGA
- a CDS encoding HAMP domain-containing histidine kinase — translation MQLKKQYSLPIAIALASAMLLTVFLFPPEWYLKVAIVVIVPCMVLIIGNRLVTSERINAIRSQLENIIQTLEGFDLDEPKKVTFEISHLPIFNELNEYLMDLIDRVRSNYHANKQFTQNASHELQTPLAIIKGHAELLLQSRNIRKKESEALGLILQNANRLSKINNALILLSKIEHHRFADTEMVNFSKVTDDILSNFDDLIQMNGITIKKINNADMVVEMSKSLAEILITNLIQNAIRHNLKNGFIEMVYAADEFLVTNPGVELEYPPERLFKRFKKQSTSEESIGLGLSIIKKICDQNNLEVAYLHHDNMHTFKIKRLKNYARI, via the coding sequence ATGCAATTGAAAAAACAATACAGTTTACCTATTGCCATAGCGCTGGCCTCCGCCATGCTTTTAACCGTATTCTTATTCCCTCCGGAATGGTACCTGAAAGTGGCCATTGTCGTCATCGTCCCCTGCATGGTCCTAATTATTGGAAACCGTTTGGTTACCTCCGAGCGGATAAATGCCATCAGGAGTCAATTGGAAAATATTATTCAAACGCTTGAAGGATTTGACCTGGATGAACCTAAGAAAGTGACCTTCGAAATTTCACACCTTCCCATTTTTAATGAATTAAACGAATACCTGATGGATCTCATCGACCGGGTCAGGTCAAACTACCACGCTAATAAACAATTCACCCAAAATGCCTCTCACGAACTTCAAACCCCTCTAGCCATTATAAAGGGACATGCAGAACTTTTACTACAGTCGCGAAACATAAGAAAAAAAGAAAGCGAAGCCCTTGGACTCATCCTTCAAAATGCCAACCGGCTTTCAAAGATCAACAATGCGCTGATTCTATTGTCAAAAATCGAACACCATAGGTTTGCAGATACTGAAATGGTAAACTTTTCAAAGGTCACAGACGATATCCTTAGTAATTTTGACGACCTGATCCAGATGAATGGCATTACCATAAAGAAAATCAATAATGCCGATATGGTAGTGGAAATGAGTAAATCCCTTGCCGAAATACTCATCACCAATTTAATCCAGAATGCCATCAGGCACAATTTGAAAAACGGGTTCATAGAAATGGTGTACGCTGCCGATGAGTTTTTGGTGACCAACCCGGGAGTAGAACTGGAATATCCCCCGGAAAGACTTTTTAAGCGTTTTAAAAAACAGTCCACCTCTGAAGAAAGCATCGGACTGGGGTTATCCATTATTAAAAAGATATGCGATCAAAACAATTTGGAGGTTGCTTACCTTCACCACGATAATATGCACACCTTTAAGATCAAACGGCTTAAAAATTATGCCCGCATTTAA
- a CDS encoding DUF1343 domain-containing protein gives MPQPVAENKVVKTAAERVEVYMPLLEGNRIAMVVNQTSTIGSVHLVDSLFSLGVNIRKVFAPEHGFRGDADAGEKLTDGLDPKTGVPITSLYGKKRKPSKEDLEGIDLLVYDVQDVGVRFYTYISTMTLVMEACAEYGIPLVILDRPNPNGYYVDGPVLDTAWRSFVGMHPVPVVHGLTSGEFAMMITGERWINSAESCDLTVIPCENYDHNTFYELPVKPSPNLPNSRSIYLYPSICFFEATVLSEGRGTNKQFQLYGHPALPDSGFSFTPVSMPGAKFPKLQDQLCYGEDLTTIPLETIRNQRRIDLGYLLKAYHQFPDKDNFFLKTDFFEKLAGNETLRQQIKAGMSEDQIRSSWQEDLTNYKIMRKKYILYKDFE, from the coding sequence ATGCCTCAGCCTGTTGCCGAAAATAAAGTCGTCAAGACAGCAGCTGAAAGGGTAGAGGTCTATATGCCATTATTGGAAGGCAATCGCATTGCTATGGTAGTCAACCAAACTTCAACCATTGGCTCCGTTCATTTGGTAGACAGTTTATTCTCTCTGGGTGTAAATATCAGGAAAGTATTTGCTCCTGAGCATGGATTCAGGGGGGACGCTGACGCCGGGGAGAAGCTAACCGATGGCCTTGACCCTAAAACCGGAGTACCCATAACTTCCCTTTACGGCAAAAAGCGAAAACCTTCTAAGGAAGATTTGGAAGGGATAGACCTGTTGGTGTATGATGTGCAGGATGTCGGGGTGCGTTTTTATACCTATATCTCTACCATGACCCTGGTGATGGAAGCCTGTGCGGAATATGGGATTCCCCTGGTGATTCTCGACCGGCCCAACCCCAATGGCTACTATGTTGATGGTCCGGTATTGGATACTGCATGGAGGTCTTTTGTAGGCATGCATCCGGTTCCTGTGGTTCATGGTTTAACCAGTGGTGAGTTTGCGATGATGATCACTGGCGAGCGCTGGATAAACAGTGCGGAATCATGTGATCTGACGGTGATTCCCTGTGAAAATTATGACCACAATACTTTTTATGAATTGCCTGTCAAACCTTCGCCTAACCTGCCCAATAGCCGGTCCATTTACCTGTATCCTTCGATTTGTTTTTTTGAAGCAACGGTGCTTAGTGAAGGCAGGGGAACCAACAAACAGTTCCAGTTGTATGGGCATCCTGCTTTGCCGGATAGTGGTTTTTCCTTTACTCCGGTCTCTATGCCAGGCGCAAAATTCCCCAAGTTGCAGGATCAATTGTGTTATGGGGAAGACCTGACCACTATCCCGTTGGAGACTATCAGGAATCAGCGGCGAATTGACCTGGGCTATTTATTAAAAGCCTATCATCAGTTTCCCGATAAGGATAATTTTTTCTTAAAGACTGATTTTTTTGAAAAGTTGGCCGGAAATGAAACCCTTCGCCAGCAAATTAAAGCGGGCATGTCGGAAGATCAGATCAGGAGCTCCTGGCAGGAAGATCTTACGAATTATAAGATCATGAGGAAAAAATATATCCTGTACAAAGATTTCGAATAA
- a CDS encoding GIY-YIG nuclease family protein, whose amino-acid sequence MSDKIYAIVDIETTGGRASRDKITEIAIVLHDGEDIIDTYETLINPECSIPYGITELTGINQEMVADAPKFYEVARKIVEMTEDCIFVAHNVRFDYGFIRTEFQRLGFSFVRKQLCTVRLARKTIPGLGSYGLSNLIRYMGIEVDNRHRAMGDALATAELFRRIMEAQQNKTEVASMVNLGIKESKLPKNINMEYIHALPEECGVYYMHDKEGKVVYVGKSIDIKKRIASHFAEQSSKASRLQQLVHEITYEPTGSELIALLLESHEIKRIRPQVNRAQRSQRFPWAIHYYYNDDGFICFDVIRVAAKDRAKYHLISEYPKPAIAKGRLNFVLENFELCARYCNIQKGNGACFNHHVGKCHGACAGKEDRASYNIRAQEALESLTAIFKENFFIIDKGRSEEELGVVLVSDGNYQGFGYIDKQENHNASTLLDAIKYYPGNPETTRIIQSFLSKHPEVKVIKI is encoded by the coding sequence ATGTCGGATAAAATTTATGCCATTGTAGATATCGAAACGACAGGCGGTCGGGCCAGCCGGGATAAAATTACGGAAATTGCCATAGTTTTACACGATGGCGAAGATATTATTGATACTTACGAGACACTAATTAACCCTGAATGTTCCATTCCTTATGGCATAACCGAACTCACAGGTATCAACCAGGAAATGGTAGCCGATGCTCCCAAGTTTTATGAGGTGGCCCGGAAGATCGTCGAAATGACGGAGGATTGTATTTTTGTGGCACACAATGTCCGGTTTGATTATGGTTTCATCCGTACGGAATTCCAGCGATTGGGATTTAGTTTTGTCCGCAAACAATTGTGCACGGTGCGTCTGGCCAGAAAAACGATCCCGGGACTTGGATCTTACGGCCTGAGTAACCTCATCCGTTACATGGGCATTGAAGTGGACAACCGCCACCGCGCTATGGGTGATGCCCTGGCCACTGCCGAATTGTTCCGACGGATCATGGAAGCTCAACAGAATAAAACGGAAGTAGCCAGTATGGTCAACCTGGGGATCAAGGAATCCAAATTGCCAAAGAATATCAACATGGAATACATTCATGCCTTGCCAGAGGAATGTGGCGTTTATTACATGCACGACAAGGAAGGGAAAGTGGTTTATGTTGGAAAAAGTATTGACATCAAAAAGAGGATTGCCAGCCACTTTGCGGAACAATCCTCCAAAGCCTCCAGGTTGCAGCAATTGGTCCATGAGATCACTTACGAACCCACCGGAAGTGAATTGATCGCCCTCCTGCTCGAATCCCATGAGATCAAAAGAATTCGCCCACAGGTAAACAGGGCACAGCGATCCCAAAGATTTCCCTGGGCCATCCATTATTATTACAATGACGACGGGTTTATTTGTTTTGATGTCATAAGAGTGGCGGCTAAAGACAGGGCGAAATATCATTTAATTTCTGAATACCCCAAACCGGCCATTGCCAAGGGGCGGCTCAACTTTGTGCTGGAGAATTTCGAACTTTGTGCCCGATATTGCAATATTCAAAAAGGAAATGGCGCTTGTTTTAATCATCATGTAGGCAAATGCCACGGGGCCTGCGCCGGCAAAGAAGACAGGGCGAGTTACAACATCAGGGCCCAGGAAGCCCTGGAATCTTTAACCGCCATTTTTAAGGAGAATTTTTTTATCATAGATAAAGGCCGATCTGAAGAAGAATTAGGCGTGGTGCTGGTTAGTGATGGCAATTACCAGGGATTTGGCTACATTGACAAGCAGGAGAATCATAATGCTTCTACCCTACTGGACGCCATCAAATACTATCCGGGCAACCCTGAAACCACACGAATCATCCAGTCTTTTTTGAGTAAACATCCGGAAGTGAAGGTGATTAAAATATAG
- a CDS encoding PKD domain-containing protein gives MNLKTFYTFTLMLLSFWGMSQTANISGHVYFGPDGLAQPIPGYPVMIVTSTGDVFDAVTDESGFYSVEFEAEISPLVDFLAVVSVFDFCTGEQQDIDLAAIPDNLSFVIDFYVCTNDDPVDPPVVCDAYFYYEQVSVQPYEVAFYDVSYSFPPTTSWLWNFGDGTTSTEPNPTHEWAETGSYEVSLTIASDSCSSTFTSLVWIDDIVSCNCPDYWDPVCAVNDAGDTVTFSNICFAECEGYTDAQLIECDWVDPCNCDFIWDPVCVATPDGLIISFPNQCLAECEGYGADTYVNCEDDCNCFDLYAPVCVQTADGQIITFSNDCYAMCAGYGPDSFVNCNDCNCTDEWNPVCVATGGAILTFPNACFAECEGYGPDSYVDCVDDCVCPDVWAPVCVATPSGGFLTFPNACYAECEGFTADMYFPCDGGCDCPENYDPVCVIMPDGQIIEFINACFAQCEGYGPDSFVDCQNDCNCPDVWDPVCVATGGAIFTFPNACFAECEGYGPDSYVDCNWQQDCYAEFYINYDNPIGIIGLEVSFTDASYASTGEITSWAWNFGDGTTSTEQNPTHLFPGEGIYEVTLEIETSEGCTSVFELHICVGNGGSYEGPDCQAIFYFDLANDVGTSFAFHDVSIGDLTYWSWDFGDGTSSSEQNPVHVYENPGVYIVTLTVGNDDCSSTVSMLVFSDPNVWYENECLALFVPFIGGDPSNDLDDNTVFFLNLSSPDAIEFQWDFGDGSTSDEFIPIHQYQAGGTYEVTLTIISASGCTNTLSATVNLDEDDFAGTPQYSLTTGVDETEAITATAAYPNPATQKVNLRFDLSEATRYQIDLMSINGAVVMSETGEGKIGTNTAELNIVALPEGIYFARIQSGTGTTTLKIVKD, from the coding sequence ATGAATTTAAAAACCTTTTACACTTTCACCTTAATGCTGCTGAGTTTTTGGGGGATGTCCCAAACAGCTAATATAAGCGGACATGTTTACTTTGGACCCGATGGATTGGCTCAGCCAATACCGGGTTACCCGGTGATGATCGTAACCTCCACAGGAGATGTTTTTGATGCTGTTACAGATGAATCCGGATTTTATTCTGTTGAATTTGAGGCAGAGATAAGTCCACTTGTTGACTTTCTTGCCGTGGTTTCCGTTTTTGATTTCTGTACCGGGGAACAGCAGGACATAGATCTGGCAGCTATCCCGGACAACTTGAGTTTTGTAATCGATTTTTATGTTTGCACCAACGACGATCCGGTTGATCCTCCGGTTGTTTGCGATGCGTATTTCTATTACGAGCAGGTTTCTGTTCAGCCCTATGAAGTCGCTTTTTATGATGTTTCCTATTCTTTTCCTCCTACCACTTCCTGGTTGTGGAATTTTGGGGATGGCACCACGAGCACTGAACCTAACCCCACTCATGAATGGGCCGAAACCGGATCTTATGAGGTTTCCCTCACTATCGCGAGTGATTCCTGTTCTTCCACTTTTACCTCTTTAGTCTGGATCGATGATATTGTTTCCTGCAACTGTCCTGACTATTGGGATCCTGTTTGTGCGGTAAACGACGCCGGCGATACGGTGACTTTTAGTAATATTTGTTTTGCTGAATGCGAAGGTTATACAGATGCCCAGTTAATCGAATGCGATTGGGTGGATCCATGTAATTGTGATTTCATCTGGGATCCGGTATGTGTGGCCACTCCGGATGGACTCATTATTTCCTTCCCCAACCAGTGTTTAGCGGAATGTGAGGGCTATGGGGCCGATACTTATGTAAATTGCGAAGATGACTGTAATTGTTTTGATCTATATGCACCGGTTTGTGTGCAAACAGCGGATGGACAAATAATTACTTTTTCCAATGATTGTTATGCCATGTGTGCCGGTTACGGTCCGGACTCCTTTGTTAATTGTAATGATTGCAATTGCACAGATGAATGGAATCCTGTTTGCGTGGCTACAGGGGGAGCTATCTTAACCTTCCCCAATGCCTGTTTTGCCGAATGTGAAGGTTACGGCCCGGATTCATACGTAGATTGTGTGGATGATTGTGTCTGTCCTGATGTATGGGCTCCGGTATGTGTGGCTACTCCTTCCGGGGGCTTCCTAACTTTTCCAAATGCCTGTTATGCGGAGTGTGAAGGCTTCACTGCAGATATGTATTTCCCTTGCGATGGAGGTTGCGATTGCCCCGAGAATTATGATCCGGTTTGCGTAATAATGCCTGACGGACAGATCATTGAATTTATCAACGCCTGTTTTGCACAGTGTGAGGGTTACGGCCCTGATTCCTTTGTAGATTGTCAAAATGATTGTAATTGCCCGGACGTCTGGGATCCTGTATGCGTTGCCACGGGAGGAGCTATTTTTACTTTCCCGAACGCTTGTTTTGCCGAATGTGAAGGGTATGGACCTGATTCATACGTCGATTGCAACTGGCAGCAGGATTGTTATGCCGAATTTTACATCAACTATGATAACCCGATAGGCATCATTGGACTTGAAGTTTCATTTACCGATGCCTCTTATGCCTCCACAGGTGAGATCACTTCATGGGCCTGGAATTTCGGTGACGGTACCACCAGTACCGAGCAAAATCCGACGCATTTGTTTCCAGGAGAGGGCATCTACGAAGTAACCCTTGAAATTGAAACATCAGAAGGTTGCACTTCCGTTTTTGAACTCCACATTTGCGTTGGAAACGGTGGATCCTATGAGGGCCCTGATTGCCAGGCGATCTTCTATTTTGATCTGGCCAATGATGTGGGTACTTCTTTTGCTTTCCACGATGTGTCTATAGGCGACCTGACTTACTGGTCATGGGACTTCGGTGATGGCACTTCCAGCAGCGAACAAAACCCCGTTCATGTATATGAAAATCCGGGTGTTTACATCGTTACCCTTACCGTTGGAAATGATGATTGCAGCAGCACGGTGAGTATGCTGGTTTTCTCCGATCCCAACGTTTGGTATGAAAATGAATGTTTGGCCTTGTTCGTACCATTTATTGGTGGTGACCCTTCCAACGACCTCGATGATAATACGGTATTCTTCCTCAATTTGTCGTCACCGGACGCCATTGAATTCCAGTGGGACTTTGGTGATGGCTCAACCAGCGATGAGTTTATTCCTATCCACCAATATCAGGCAGGAGGAACCTATGAGGTAACCCTTACGATCATTAGTGCCTCGGGTTGTACCAATACGCTAAGCGCCACCGTCAATCTGGATGAAGATGATTTCGCGGGGACACCTCAGTATTCCCTGACCACAGGTGTTGATGAAACAGAAGCGATTACTGCCACCGCTGCATATCCGAATCCGGCGACCCAAAAAGTCAATCTTCGTTTTGACCTGTCAGAAGCCACCAGGTATCAGATTGATCTGATGAGTATTAACGGTGCCGTTGTAATGTCGGAAACCGGAGAGGGCAAAATCGGAACCAATACGGCAGAGCTGAATATTGTCGCCCTTCCCGAAGGCATTTATTTTGCCAGGATACAAAGTGGTACAGGTACGACGACTTTGAAAATTGTAAAGGATTGA